The sequence ttaaaaaacatttaatttactgTTGCCATACATTACCACAAAATGTCCACACTTCCTTTTACagtaactatatatatatatatatataatatatatatatataatatatatatatatataatatatatatatataatatatatatatataatatatatatatataatatatatatatatatatatatatatatattatatatatatatatatatatatatatatatatatatatatatatatatatatatatatatatatatatatatatatatatatatgtgcacaGAAAGACTTGCACCatattgagttctctttcgcgctttaacaaacaataacacacagaattatgccaaaatgcccGTTTTGTTGAGTATCCTTATAAGAGCATcttaaattagttaaataaCATCTTAAATGAACAAAGAAATGTGAGAAAATGAGTCACACGTCAGATCCGCGGCATGTgtggcagctcttaaagtgacagcagcctaataaaccagttgctgtgaagtctgtcattaatgttaatcaaagaacagaGGTAACAGAGAAAtgtgtagctttaataaggattaatctatatttaatttatcatttatgcagtgaagactgtaaagtgtttattcaatttctgtatttcCTATCtggtaaaaattacatttattataatgagTTTAttgtgaagattgttttaagttcacttaaaagttttttaaagcctaataaatgttgaaattgatagcttttagttatactgtaatgttgaatgtctacaattaaagtaaaaaaaaaaaaaaatcaatttcatagagacatcagtagcagtattagtatcagtgatactggccttcattcataaaaagatgccattaaacacatatttaaaatatactgtctttaagttgtttctgcattaatttggagagtaactgaaattattacaataaaaaaatatggtaacactttagtatagggaacacatataaactattaactacaacttttccctcaataaacccGTAATTTAgtgcttattaatatttagtaagttagtttctaagtttaggtattgggtatgATTAAGACTGttgaataaggtcatgcagaataagtcatttatatgtgcttaataagtactaataaacagccaatattctagtaatatgcatgctaataagaaACTAGTTAAAGGACCCTAAAATAAGGTGTTAcggataacacttaagcaacatggtcaggtcaaagtgtcaaattttcggttccaaatttttatcgattttactggtagtccactgtatgaagatatattataatatgtcacagtttactttattttgctatcctcacttacataaatgaactatagtgtcctgcctctagtaaaaatattttaaaaaatgtctgaataatttttggtttgactgtataaattacatatttacagTAAGggccatttgttaacattatttaatgcattaattaacatgaacaatgaacaatatgTTTTCACTGCATTTATTAACCTTAATGTTAGTTAACACAAATATTCATTTTAGTTCAAAGTGCATTAAATAATGCTAACAgataacttttgattttaaaaatgtagcctattagtaaatgctgagaTTACTTCTactttattaatcttagttattgttcattgttagttcatgtagTTAACGAATgaaacattattgtaaagtgttacccatattTCTTTCCCCtgaattcttgcaatattttctttttttttttcaaacaggcAACATTAGGCATTTTCCATATAATGTGAACAAAAATTGCTAAAGTGAAGTAaactttcatttaaaattagCAATTACGTCTTTGTGTAGATTTTTTTTGAAGTGGTTAAACTGGCTTTTTAGGTCCGTGTGATTGATtagctttttctgttttttcatttgttttgttttttggtggcAGAGTCACAAACAGATCGAGCAGGCCGTACGGAGGGTTGATGTAGAGAAAGACATTCAATCACTGGTCGAGGATGTCAGCGCTACAGCGGACGAGAACAAAGCTGAATTACTCATGGCTGACTACTTTGTAAGTCTTTGAGTTTACAACACTAATTCATGTGGAAGGAATTTAAATGAAAtaggttattttgttttgtgtgtgtttgggcaGGAGGAAGAAGGAAAAACAGTCATGGGGAAAGACAGAAGGAAAGATGGCATCAGGACTAAACTTCAGCGTCTAGAGGACTgcatcacaaaaacaaaaagcgaCAGAGAAGGTTTGGATCTTGTGGGCAGTGGCGGTTCATGGGATTTCTTTCTTGGCTTAACAATTCAGAGGGGGTGCTAATAAAAATTTTTAAGAGCATCAATAACTTCAATATCCTGCATTGActgcattttattcatttcattttccattttactttaaaactatacatttaaaaaggtcacattgtaaaatgttttcagTTTTACTGAATATCTTTATTACGGTCTTATCAGCATCTTGAATCAACTTAAAACAAATCTTTGAatctacttaaagggttagttcacccaaaaatgaaaattatgtcattaatgactcgccctcatgtcgttccaaacccgtaagacctttgttcatcttcagaacacagtttaagatattttagatttagtccgagagctttctgtccctccattgtaaatgtatgtacggtatactgtccatgtccagaaaggtcataaaaacatcatcaaagtagtccatgtgacatcagtgggttagttagaagtttttgaagcaatgaaaatacattttggtccaaaaataacaaaaactacgactttattcagcactgtattctcttccggaatcctttccattgaattgattccattgaactgattccattgaatcctttcatctgtcggcgttggtaatgcatttttacgtggttgtttttggagattaggacatccatgacatgcacacttatgcaccattttaaaaaatatagcaataccaaaatacaaacaatgtagaatagcttgaatacagcgtgcgtctccctcagactgtaaacgaagctcgggcgcaccggataacacgtcagtagcgtcactgcggagtcgtgaacccggattgacaacagacccggaagagaatacaatgctaaataaagtggtagtttttgttatttttggaccaaaatgtatttttgatgcttcaaaaacttctaactaacccactgatgtcacaaggactactttgatgatgtttttattacctttctggacatggacagtctaccgtacaaacattttcaatggagggacagaaagctctcggactaaatctaaaatatcttaatctgtgttccgaaggtgaacgaaggtcttacgggtttggaacgacatgagggtgcgtcattaatgacataattttcatttttgggtgaactaaccctttaaaacaaatCTTTGAATCAACTTAAAACAACAAAGCAGCCTCCCCAGTGAAAAGAATACATTTATTGAAACTAAGCTGTGGAACTTCTGTTACTTTCTAACATGTCAGTGTCACTTGTTTGGTATTTAGAAACTGAGATAATAAGGAAGAAACAGGATACTGTTCCTAAATATCATCAGAAGAACAAATGATAGGAAAACTGCAGACACACTACTTTAGAAGAGGACCTCAGGgaactgaattttaaaaaagtgtGATAAGACCTCTTTAAATAGAACTGGTTTATTCCTCAGAGATCTTATTAGGTGGTTCTGTCCTGTTATATTGTTCACATTATATGACATCTAGCTCAACACTGACACATAAATCTGGTTTTCAGGTTTAGAGAAAATGGTGAAAGTATACACAGAACAGCCAAACTTCTCAAATCAAAAAAACCTGGAGGAAACGGAACAGTTGCTGGACGAGGTGAGACCTTACTTTTCATTCCAATGTTCTGCTAAATTTTAAGTATACTTCAAATGTTTCCCAAAAAACATAACAGGgtttaatgacattttcattcagaCTTTTTAACCCTgctgtatgtatattttatcaaaaatgtgGTATTCAACAAACCAAACACTGactgatctctctctctgtaggCCATCCTCAAACTGGACCTTTTAGAGGCGACGCACTGCAAACTGACTCAGAGTCTGGCGGAGTTAGAGGGAAAACCCAAATCAAGACATCGATTCAGTGAGAGCATTACTAAATGGAAAGAAAAGGTGAGTTTTAAACATATCTTGAAAAGCACCTGTTTAGTTCTAGAAgcattattagggcccgagtaccgatggtgtgaggaccatATTGGAAGCTGGTACCCAGGCGTGGCAGGGGGATCGACAGCACCCCCTTGAACGGGGTCCGAAAACATGGTCCATATATGTCAAACACACTTGCACGTATATGTATGGAACTCggtatacatataaatatacatatcaACTTAATTCAAAGGGAAGTTTTCATAACTCATTGAAAGATATTTGTTCTTCTTTTAAGCATAAACAATTCATTTTGTTAAATTTTTCAAgacttcattttatatttgcatCTCAAGTAAATGCATCAAAGAggtttagatatttgtattgcaaaacatgacaaaaatactGGGAAAGATATAGATTTTCTGCAATGCATGCAACTTTTAATGCAATAAATTTCTCCTCtgatttaagactttttaaggcctTAATTTGTGTAAGAGTgaattaagactttttaagacatGCAAAAACCCTgcaatgataataaaataacactgaatttTAGTAAAACTATTATTAGTATGCATTTTAAGTGCAATCTTATGGGAAAAGTTGAACAAAAAAACAGGGAGTCTGTGTAGGTACTGGGGGACTGATAATAGAACAGAATTTTAAGAAGAAATTTcttaaacaaaataatcatgtttttttttttatagatttatgTGAAAACCGAGTGTCAAAAGAAACTCTTAAATCATCCTTGGCCGATTCGGTATATTATGTAAAACCACCATTAAACATGCAAGTGATATAAACATAAGTGGGTTAAATGAGAAAATAGGTCAGCACTAGTTTAgcataatattttgtttttgctgttGCTTTTAAACGGCCTACAGTTTGTTGACTGTAATATATGGCTTCCCCAAGGCTGCATGGTGGAGAGAGACAGTATCacaattttaataaacaaaagtTTCATGTTCTTGTTCAAATCCTTTCTCTGGTTTTGCTCCAGGACTGTGAGCACAGCGTAGTGCAGCTTTCCCGACCTATGAGGATCAAAAAGACTCCGTTCAGATCCCGTCAGTCCATGAGGTCCGCCATGATCAATAAAAGTGCAGTGACCAACCAAAGCCCTGATATGACAAGCAAAGAGCCCTCAAATGAGACGACCAAAGTCGATGACCAACAGAGTGGTCCGGTTAATGGATGCGTGACTGAATCTGAAGAGGATAAAGGTGAACAGCGAGCCACATGTGTTTATCTTCTCTTCCATTCAAGAATTTTCTTAACACAAACTGATTTAATAAAACAGGTGCAGAATTCTGCTCTATCGGCAGATGCAAGGCTTTATACAGCTTTACGTCAGAAAGAGAGGACGAGTTAAACATTAATGAAGGTAATATGGTAGTTCATCTTAATACATCATCCCTCAGCACCTGCTTTCTATTGACTCTCCCTCTTCAATCTGGCAGGAGACGTACTAGATATCTTTCAGAAGGAAGACACGGGCTGGTGGTTCGGTGAGCTGAACGGACAGAGAGGACATTTCCCTTCCACGTACGTTGAAGAGCTGCCTGTTTTTACTGCGATGAAGTCATCTGAAGCTTAGCTTCGAAAGAGCATGTGAAGAAAAAGGTCACTGATCTAAGTGCCACTGAATTATGATTTACTCATGCTGTTGGGTTAAACACACTTTAAACTAATTACTTTCACATGACCTTTCCATGTGATTAAAGGAAAAAGTACTTatgaaaatcatttaaatgaattatttcAACACTGAACGATTCACTCACAAATCATACAGTACTACATCTTGTGAGTAGTTACAGGGCACAAGAGCAATATCTAGCCGATTAAATATTTTCGAGCAGagcataaatgtatttactacaAAAATTCCCATAGTCTTGaaagtaaaattataaaaggtcatgttttcaggtttttcatgaCCATGGGAAGCCTATCAGTTTAATGCAAGTGTGTGGCTATAGAACCTTTTATCTAAATATATTGCATAGtgaaaaaatagattttatttgtgattttgACAGCACAGTAATTAATAAACTACAATGTTTTAGAACTTCCTGTCACTGTAGTATAACTAAATTAAGAAATTTCAAAGcactttttaaagattttttcttgtttattgaTAAAATTACAAGCCAATAAATGAATGTACAAAATATGTAAAAGGTAAATAAAAGCTTGATGTACTTGCTAATGATATCTATAAATATGGTGTCTGGGTCTCTGACCGTTTCAAATGGATCTGAAATGATCCATTAGCTTCGGTTCATCAGTCAGGCCATCTTTGCACCACTGTGAAGCGCCACAAACTCTCTCCGGACATGAGCGAGGAAGGCAGAAAAGTTGTTGGTCTCCTGCAGTCTGTGTTCTAGATGTGCCATTTTCTCCAGTGGAGGGTCACAAGAGATGACTAAGGGGAAAAATATAATCATGTTATTCAGTACTTAGTTTTGTCAGTCATTATACACTAACGTTAAAAAAGATCGGTCTAAgtaggatttttatttttttttttaaagaaattaaacttttactcagcaaggatgcattacattCATCAGAATTGACAGTACagacatttatattgttacaaaagatttaaaatgttttataaatataaaatcgGTTAAATATAAATTGGttgccacaaaaatattaaagggttagttcacccaaaaatgaaatttctgtcattactcaccctcatgtggtttcacacccgtaagaccttctttcatctttttaccactttatttacaaaatattaattatcaCGCATTCACGAGAGCGCGAAAGCAGATGTTGTTGCATGAATGcattggagattaatattttgtaaataaagtggtaaaaaaatttttttgtacGAACAAAGCACTTGTGTCGCTTCATAAAGGTGAGTTAAACTACTGGAGTCAcatgtagggctgggcgatgtatcgaatgcttttgtcacgcgcatttcttcagtaaagccggttccctgattaccgctaaatcgccatcacctgctttcaaatgaagcgacatttaataaacagaaccgtagttcactgataagacacgcaatatcgcgttcaatatcgatatgtatcgccgtcgatattgagcgcgatattgcgtgtcttatcagtgaactacggctctgtctattaaatgccgcttcatttgaaagcaggtgatggcgatttagcggtaatcagggaaccggctttactgaagaaatgcgcgtgacaaaagcattcgatacatcgcccagccctagtcacatggattactttaatgatgtctttaccacctttctggggcttgaaagtggtagttgtgtcggctgtcaatggaggaacagaaatggctcaaatttaatcaaaaagatcttcatttttgttccaaagatgaatgaatatCTTATGGTTTTGGAACGAATGAGGTTGAGcaattaataacagaaattaataggaaatgtttcttaagcagcaaatcagcatgttagaatgattttacattgtaataatatttcacaatattacagtttttactgtatttttgatcaaataaatgcagcctaagtaagcatttttaaatgtttcaaaaacatttaaaaaaaaaatctcaaatttATCAAGTTTTATTTATGCAGTAATTAAATTAcctcattaaataataaaataaatagatacTTTTATCAGTATAAACCAATGCTGGGGCCTAATCACATACAGGAGGAAAATTTCATTTAACAATAATTGATTTCTTTATGCTAACTACtcgttttaacaataaaagatAGTAAAGAGATCAGTCTCAGAAAATGAATACTTACTGTGGTAAACACCCTCTGCATCAAGCTGGAGGAGGAACATATGGACCATGTCTGGATCTTTATGACTGATGTTCCTGAAGACAAACTGCAGCTTCTCACCTTCAAATCAACAGATGTTGATGATACATGATCAAACCTTACATCTCCAAGTATGAGACAATTATTAAAACTGCTTTTAATCTTTCTGAAATATACAATTGCATTACCAATTATAttatcaacaacaacaatttgagtgaaaaagttgactgaaaactgaaaatgctTACATTTGATTAAATTCAAAATCCTTAAACTTCAAAATCCTAAAATGTCCaggtttaaattttaaaaagtcatAGATTTTCAATGTACTCTCAGACTTTTGTATCTCATTCTATTCGAATGATGTTTTTAATGcataatgaaagaaaaaaacaacttcATGCTCAAGTCACGCAAAAACTTTACCTTGGATTTTTCTGATCTCAAGACTGAGGTGTTTCTGAAAGACGTCTTTACATTTGTTCAGCTTCTTCAGTCTGTCCTTGTTGGCTTTGTTTTGTGACTGAATCactataaaaatgcataaaacaagCATTGATGACATCAGCAATAATAAAGCTCTGTCTGTTGTGACTTCATATGGAAACATTTATGAACAAATAGAGCTCGTTTCTAATTGTTTTAATGGGCATATAACGTGCATGTCATTCAAATATATTCTTAGTAAATGATTCACAAATTAAGTGCTTCTGTGCAATTATTTGTTAGAATGATTCAGAAAGTGTTCATGAATCGCTCATCTGTAATGACCGGATAACTCTCTCTCCATTACACATCAACACATAAAGGCTATGACAGCACATGAGAGGAAAGAGAGGTCTACACACATTCCCTGTTTCTGGCCTGATCCTTCTTGAGCTTCTCAATTCTCTGAAATAAGAGTGCTTTGTGATGCTCCTTGTCTTCAATCTCTGACACAACCTCAAGATGTTCAGCACTCTTCTTTTTCAGTGAAGATGTTTTCTCCTTCAaatctaataaataaaaaaaaatgtcatagtGAGCATTCTGTCCAAATGCCCATTGCAGATGGCATGTATAGTAAAGTTTCAAACTATTGTGCCAGTCAAAACCTTACCTTGTTTGTAAGCATGTATCATGTCAAACATGGTTTCATCCTCCTTGCATTTCTTAAAGCAAGTATCTGtgtagggaaaaaaataaataaaaatgatgtaTAAGCACTTATAAACAGTCCTGGGCcatttgaaatatgaaatatataaatatataatatttaagtgcttagttttatgaccaaagctctgtagttttaatTTTGAGGGggaaaacatataatgcaatgcaatacagtGATAATTGAGATGAAAAGCCTTtgattttaacatgatttttcatATGGATGATCAAGTAAACTTAAGTTGTTTCAGTCcagtaaatgttcatcttgaaatattaacaatataaatgttgtttttacatttattttatgaagtatagtaaagatttcacagcacAAAGGCGTGTATCGTGGATGTTTttacaattatactaaaaggccttttacgtgctaaaagaaaaatgtataaactaTCAATCAAATGACAGAAGCTTTGTAGTAGATTgtgtgcaaaacatttttttttttatcaaagttTAGATTATGTTGGtaatttagaggccttagaaatTCATATATATGATATAGTATGCttagggttaaaaacaaccaattTGACCCTGtttatattaaaggattagttcacccaaaaatgaaaataatgtcattaattactcacccacatgtcgttccacacccgtaagacctgtgttcatcttcagaacacaaattaagatatttttgatgaaatcgttttgttttttggctcccaaaaagtattcttgtcgctttataatattaatattgaaccactgaactcaaatgaactgtttcaaatatgtttttagtacattaatggatcttgagagtttgaatggcattgctccctatggaggcctcacggagctattggatttcatcaaaaatatcttaatttgtgttccgaagattaacttacgggtgtggaacgacatgagggtgagtaataaatgaaactattttcatttttggatgaactaaccctttaatcaggGATGCAAATAGGTAAGAGGGAAAAAAGGTGAGAACATTGCGCAAGGCAGGGGCATGCTATGCTGCGCACTGATTTTATTTGTAAAGTTATTTGCTTTACATGCTCAGTTGTAGTTAAtttaagggatttttttttcatttattttgtattaccctatatgtccaaaactgtaatttttcacgaaaattttttttaaaaatcaacatTTGGTTAAAATCTCATGTTATAAAAGACAAAGTGACaatattggctgattagatgGCAATACTGTTTACTACATCTcagatacataaaatattacccATTATAGACAtagtttttaaagtaaagagTAAAGGAAACACTGTACAGTACTTATTGAAGCAAGTAACCAGTTATTTACCCTTGTAAGTTCACAACAACCTCCATAAAAACACTTTGTCATTGGATCTATGCAAATCCCATGGGTGACGACCTATTTTGATCTCAAAAAGGTGAGTTCTCATTGAAAAGTGTGGAGTTTGCATCTATGTTTATGTTCTTGGTCTAATTGTGAAAAATTCATCAGTTCTTGTTGttccaaatatatataattaagcTTTTTATGCACTTTTATTTGTCTATTCACATTTTTGTGaatcagttttcacaaaaaagtTCTCATTTGATAAAGATAAGACATtcagagtaaatacaaacatttCAAGGGCTAAATGTACCACAATATTTTTTCTGCCATATCACCCAGACTATTTTTAATGTAGATGGATCATAATGCTAGATAATTAATCTTACATGTCCATCCACTTTAATGCACATCCAATGGCAACCACAAAACAATCCTGTGAGTCTCTCACCCAAGACAGACTTCATGTAGTGCCTGTGCTCTTGACAGAGCTCCGCAGCCGTGTCATTGAGCACCTCTCCCATGGCCTGATCCAGCAGTTTGGTCCTGATCTCCTCCAGTCTGCTGTTGAACTGCTCCACTACATTATAGTCTCTGATAGAGGCcatgatgagctgcaggatCATCCAAACAACACAATGACTGTTATTACAACCGCAGTCTGCTCACATTCAGGTGTTTACTCCATATTACATACCGTCTGCCTACTCTATTCTACAATAACATATTATAATCATATATAATATCTCATTAGCAGACAGTCAATGTCAAGATGTTATTGTTACATGTAAATCTTCAGAGCGATAccattttaatctttttttcttcatttctaTGCGCTGAAACTTAGATAATATTGGTTAAATGTTCTTTTGATAGTCGTAAAGTACATATAAACCACTCACCCGTTTTACTGAAAGAAAATAAACGCAAATTTATTCTTCTTGTTTTCAAAAATCGGCGCCTGATCTGTCAGCAGTTACACAGGAAATGGCGTCAGATAAACATGACGTCATTACTACAAAATAGCGGCATGAAATTacttttgtttaaatgttaaactGCTCACGATATACATAATAAATTTTGAAGTACGCATTTTATTTTCCCTCAAAATACTACGTTTTTATTAGTTACATCTTATCTGCGGTCGTATATTTACACTTAATTCTGTAGTAATGCTTCGCCATCTAGTGTTAGCTCTGCATTCAAATTTTAGCATAACAAATATCTCATCAGGAACAGGAAAACAATGCACTTTTTAAATAGTAGGAAGTGTATATTTTAATGTCTGGCTTATAATTGTATTTGTGATCACAAACTGACATATTAATTGTATATATCAACATACTACACCTCCCTCTGGTGGACAGGGGAGTTTGTTGACAACAAATGTGGTTTGAGTAGAGATAAACTATGGAGGTTTTTTCctaacaaaattaaaatgaaaattcaaatgcttaaaaagatcaaatgatAAATCAAACTTTCAAAACAGCTGCTCAAATGATAAATCAAATGCTCAAATCAGCTGTTCACATGATAAATCAAATGCTCAAATCatcaaataataaatcaaactCTCAAAACGGCTGTTCAAATGATAAATCAAATGCTCAAATCatcaaataataaatcaaactCTCAAAACGGCTGATTAAATGATAAATCATGTGCTCAAATCatcaaataataaatcaaactCTCAAAACGGCTGTTCAAATGATAAATCAAATGCTCAAAACATCTACTCAAATGATAAATCAAATGCTCAAATCatcaaataataaatcaaactCTCAAAACGGCTGATTAAATGATAAATCAAATGCTCAAATCATCAAATAACAAATCAAACTCTCAAAACGGCTGTTCAAATGATAAATCAAATGCTCAAAACATCTACTCAAATGATAAATCAAATGCTCAAATCatcaaataataaatcaaactCTCAAAACGGCTGATTAAATGATAAATCAAATGCTCAAATCATCAAATAACAAATCAAACTCTCAAAACGGCTGTTCAAATGATAAATCAAATGCTCAAAACATCTACTCAAATGATAAATCAAATGCTCAAATGTAATTTCATTTTGTCATTCAAGGAAGCATGAACtgtaccaaaaataaaattaaaaatttaaataaattatttgatttaattttcatTATCAATCCATGCAGTATTGTTGTATATTTTAGCAGTCTTTATCTACTAAATACTGGAAATGTAAATATGACTGCCATTTTGAAGATAATCAAATCACCATAAATGGATTTCAGCGGCATTAGTTTGGAGATTATATATTCTTGAATATAAATTTACCGTTTACATTTTCATATCAAGCTGTTTGCTGTCATCTGGTCTTTCCACTATAACAAACTCTCGTCTAAAATGTTATGATCTACATTTTTGCCTCCTAGTGTTTCACATGAAAAATACTATAatcatttaaagcattt is a genomic window of Chanodichthys erythropterus isolate Z2021 chromosome 14, ASM2448905v1, whole genome shotgun sequence containing:
- the nostrin gene encoding nostrin translates to MKDPLSSCTYNLLYQDLKRISKNGEYFCKELLAVFQQRSELEINYSKGLQKIAGKLLKVSKEMSDNSTYRAWSFISDEMYASADAHRILGNALNQDAIQEIRQILDEHGKRKRPLDNAVEKSGKLVLTNWSEQIKLKKKLIGLTREHEALFSFVEKNKQISTEKEKQKMFNRLTKSAELQARVDEEYFNTNMEGHHIRLKLENTLKTCYQIVQELEKQRIETLSNTLDKYSLFMTVYAQTVIHSHKQIEQAVRRVDVEKDIQSLVEDVSATADENKAELLMADYFEEEGKTVMGKDRRKDGIRTKLQRLEDCITKTKSDREGLEKMVKVYTEQPNFSNQKNLEETEQLLDEAILKLDLLEATHCKLTQSLAELEGKPKSRHRFSESITKWKEKDCEHSVVQLSRPMRIKKTPFRSRQSMRSAMINKSAVTNQSPDMTSKEPSNETTKVDDQQSGPVNGCVTESEEDKGAEFCSIGRCKALYSFTSEREDELNINEGDVLDIFQKEDTGWWFGELNGQRGHFPSTYVEELPVFTAMKSSEA
- the spc25 gene encoding kinetochore protein Spc25 isoform X1, with translation MASIRDYNVVEQFNSRLEEIRTKLLDQAMGEVLNDTAAELCQEHRHYMKSVLDTCFKKCKEDETMFDMIHAYKQDLKEKTSSLKKKSAEHLEVVSEIEDKEHHKALLFQRIEKLKKDQARNRELIQSQNKANKDRLKKLNKCKDVFQKHLSLEIRKIQGEKLQFVFRNISHKDPDMVHMFLLQLDAEGVYHIISCDPPLEKMAHLEHRLQETNNFSAFLAHVRREFVALHSGAKMA
- the spc25 gene encoding kinetochore protein Spc25 isoform X2, producing the protein MASIRDYNVVEQFNSRLEEIRTKLLDQAMGEVLNDTAAELCQEHRHYMKSVLDTCFKKCKEDETMFDMIHAYKQDLKEKTSSLKKKSAEHLEVVSEIEDKEHHKALLFQRIEKLKKDQARNRELIQSQNKANKDRLKKLNKCKDVFQKHLSLEIRKIQGTSVIKIQTWSICSSSSLMQRVFTTSSLVTLHWRKWHI